TGAACAATTTTATGCCTCTCTTCAGATAGGCGGCGCTTGAGTTCTTCTCTTAGCGCGCTGTGACCGATTCGAGTCATAGGAACTTTTTTCATAGTCAGCTCCTCCTTTTTATAACGCTCTGCGGATCATAGAGGGAGCTCTTATGAGCTCTCTATTAGAGAGAGACCAGAGAGTTAATAATAATTAAAGAACATATAGGATCTCTGCGTCAAGTGTAATCTAATCATCTCTTTGATATGATAATATCATGGATACCTTATAGTCTTTCTATGATTTCTTCAATTTTAAAAAATAGAACACTTTTTCTCCATTATTCGTTATGTTGTATTGTTCGGAAATAGTCTTGCAAGGGGGTGACCGAGATTTCGTCACGTATCAACACAAGAATAGCGTCTGTCGCTGCTATACATCCTGAAATGGTTGTATAGTAAGGTACTTTATTAATCAAAGCTGCTTGGCGCAATGAGCGTGAGTCAGAACGAGACTTCTGTCCCTGTGTTGTATTGAAAATGACATCAATTTGCCTATTACGGATAGAGTCTTCAATATGTGGATGACCTTCTAGTACTTTATTGATTCGATGAGAATTAATGCCATTTTCTAAGAGATGACAATAAGTCCCATTGGTAGCGAGTAATCTGAACCCGACTGACGCGAGTTTTCTTGCCGAATCGATAATAAAAAGTTTGTCTGAATTCTTCACTGAAATGAAGACTGTGCCTTCCCGGGGCAAATCATTGGACGCACCTATTTGCGCTTTCGCAAAAGCAAGCGAAAATTCAGAAGCTAATCCCATAACTTCACCGGTAGAGCGCATTTCTGGTCCTAACAATGGGTCAAAGCCAGGAAAACGGGTAAATGGAAAAACAGCTTCTTTGACAGCAATATGGTTTAAATTTCGGATATCAGGGCGATTTGGCAATACTTTCTCTAACTTTTCTCCAGCTATTAGCTGGGCAGCGATTCGCGCAATTGGCAAGCCAATCGTTTTAGCGACAAAGGGGACTGTTCGCGAAGCACGTGGATTGACTTCCAGTACATAAATGGTCTCATCCTTGATAGCAAACTGCACATTCATAAGCCCAACTACATGAAGGGCCTTTGCCATAGTTTTTGTCTGATTCTCTAATTCATCTAGTAAATCATCTGATAAAGAATGAGATGGTAAGGAGCATGCACTATCTCCCGAATGAATTCCAGCTTCTTCAATATGTTCCATAACACCGCAGATAAATATGTTTGTACCATCTGAAAGGCAATCTACATCTACTTCAATGGCATGGGTAAGATAGTTCTCTATTAGTACAGGCGATTCACTAGAAACGATAACATCTTGGTTTATATAACGTTCAAATTGGTCCTTTGAGTAGATGATTTCCATTCCCCGTCCCCCCAAGACATAGGAAGGACGAATGACAATTGGATAGGGAATATCATTAACTATTTTAAGGGCTTCATGACGTGAATTCGCAATGCGGTTGCGCGGTTGTATTAAATTTAGATTCATCAAAAATTTTTGAAAACGATCACGATCTTCAGCAAGATCAATAGAATCAGATGGGGTTCCCAGAATAGTTACACCTGCTAACTCGAGATCGTGTGCAAGACTCAGCGGAGTCTGTCCGCCGAATTGAACAATGACGCCAAGCAATTGTCCTTCTTGTGTCTCTGTCCTAATAATTTCTAGTACGTCTTCTGTGGTGAGAGGCTCAAAATAAAGACGGTCAGATGTATCATAATCAGTTGATACAGTTTCTGGATTGCAATTGACTATAATTGATTCATAACCTAAATGAGCTAATGCAAAGGCAGCATGGCAGCAACAGTAATCAAACTCAATGCCTTGACCGATTCGGTTAGGACCGCCCCCTAGGATAATAATTTTGGGGCGTTTTGATACTTGCGATTCGCACTGAAAATCCTCCCCAAAGGGTGATTCATAGGTTGAATACATATAAGCGGTCGGTGAATCAAATTCTGCTGCGCAGGTATCAATTCTCTTGTAAACGGGATAGATATTTAGCTTCTTGCGTAGATTCGCTACATCTGTAGGTGAAGAATTCGATAGGTTAGCCAGTCTTTTATCTGAGAATCCCATAGATTTTAACATACGAAGATTATGCTGATCTTTTGGCAGGCCATATGCTTTAATTCGGTCTTCTACCATTATGATCGATTTTAATTGGCGTAGAAACCACATATCAATCCGACAATAGTTGTATATCTCTTCTATAGAGAGACCCTCGCGTATAGCTTGCGCAACCTTTAAAATTCGGTTAGGTTTTGGCGTACTTAGTGACTTACAGATCGCATTTTTATTGTCAGAGATATCGGTGTTTGGTGATAGTCCTTCAATAGCAGTTTCATCTAGACCACAGAGTCCTGTTTCCAAAGATCTTAATGCCTTTTGTAAGCTTTCTGAAAATGTCCGGCCGATAGCCATCACTTCGCCAACTGACTTCATAGAGGTTGTTAAGGTATCGGAAACCATAGGAAATTTTTCGAAAGGAAAGCGAGGAATTTTCGTGACAACATAATCAATTGATGGTTCAAAAGATGCAGGTGTGGCCCCACCAGTTATATCATTTCCTAATTCATCGAGTGTATAACCAACCGCTAATTTTGCGGCTATTTTAGCGATAGGAAACCCCGTGGCCTTGGAAGCCAAAGCAGAAGATCTTGAGACACGCGGATTCATTTCAATAACGAGAAGGCGACCATCTTGCGGGTTGACTGCGAATTGTACATTCGAACCACCTGTATGAACACCGATTTCACGTAGGATAGCGATAGATGCGTTACGCATGGTCTGATATTCTTTGTCGGTCAGTGTGAGCGCTGGTGAAACCGTGATTGAATCACCTGTATGAACACCCATAGGATCAACATTTTCTATCGAGCAAATAATAATACAATTATCAGCTTTGTCACGCATCACCTCCATTTCGTATTCTTTCCATCCCAAAATACTTTCTTCTACCAATACCTCATTGGTAGGAGATGCTTCGACACCGGAAAGAACAAGTTCGTAAAGTTCATCAAGGGTATAGGCTATGCCTCCACCCTGGCCTCCCATAGTGAAAGACGGTCGGATAATTGCGGGAAGGCCAGTGGTTTTGTAAGCCTCGAGGGCTTGCACCTGGGCAGTGAGTCGATGTTTTTCATATCGAATCCCTTCACCCGCCTCCCATTCTTTTTGTTTTCGATGACTTGAATCTGAACAAGAGAAATGTTCTTTTTTTTCTGCGAGGAATTGTTTTTTCAGATCTGTTGTATTGACGAAAGCAGAACGTGGTGTTGCCAGACCAATTGTCGTCATCGATTTTCGGAACAGATCACGATCTTCCGCCTTATCAATTGCCTTTGCATTGGCGCCGATCATTTCTACATTATACTTAGCGAGAACTCCCTTCCGTTCTAGAGAAAGCGCAGTATTGA
Above is a genomic segment from Candidatus Endowatersipora endosymbiont of Watersipora subatra containing:
- the carB gene encoding carbamoyl-phosphate synthase large subunit, which gives rise to MPKRNDIDSILIIGAGPIVIGQACEFDYSGTQACKALHAEGYRIILVNSNPATMMTDPELAHVTYIEPITPEIVAKIIAQEQRKQPKEKMVLLPTMGGQTALNTALSLERKGVLAKYNVEMIGANAKAIDKAEDRDLFRKSMTTIGLATPRSAFVNTTDLKKQFLAEKKEHFSCSDSSHRKQKEWEAGEGIRYEKHRLTAQVQALEAYKTTGLPAIIRPSFTMGGQGGGIAYTLDELYELVLSGVEASPTNEVLVEESILGWKEYEMEVMRDKADNCIIICSIENVDPMGVHTGDSITVSPALTLTDKEYQTMRNASIAILREIGVHTGGSNVQFAVNPQDGRLLVIEMNPRVSRSSALASKATGFPIAKIAAKLAVGYTLDELGNDITGGATPASFEPSIDYVVTKIPRFPFEKFPMVSDTLTTSMKSVGEVMAIGRTFSESLQKALRSLETGLCGLDETAIEGLSPNTDISDNKNAICKSLSTPKPNRILKVAQAIREGLSIEEIYNYCRIDMWFLRQLKSIIMVEDRIKAYGLPKDQHNLRMLKSMGFSDKRLANLSNSSPTDVANLRKKLNIYPVYKRIDTCAAEFDSPTAYMYSTYESPFGEDFQCESQVSKRPKIIILGGGPNRIGQGIEFDYCCCHAAFALAHLGYESIIVNCNPETVSTDYDTSDRLYFEPLTTEDVLEIIRTETQEGQLLGVIVQFGGQTPLSLAHDLELAGVTILGTPSDSIDLAEDRDRFQKFLMNLNLIQPRNRIANSRHEALKIVNDIPYPIVIRPSYVLGGRGMEIIYSKDQFERYINQDVIVSSESPVLIENYLTHAIEVDVDCLSDGTNIFICGVMEHIEEAGIHSGDSACSLPSHSLSDDLLDELENQTKTMAKALHVVGLMNVQFAIKDETIYVLEVNPRASRTVPFVAKTIGLPIARIAAQLIAGEKLEKVLPNRPDIRNLNHIAVKEAVFPFTRFPGFDPLLGPEMRSTGEVMGLASEFSLAFAKAQIGASNDLPREGTVFISVKNSDKLFIIDSARKLASVGFRLLATNGTYCHLLENGINSHRINKVLEGHPHIEDSIRNRQIDVIFNTTQGQKSRSDSRSLRQAALINKVPYYTTISGCIAATDAILVLIRDEISVTPLQDYFRTIQHNE